The window CCGGCCCCGACGGGGGCAGGGTCCGGGGAGCTTTTCGGTATGGTCACGAACCCCATTCTGGCAGGCTCCGCACCAACGGCCGCGTCACACGCCCACCGCCGGGGCGGCCGTTGCCGGCCCGGCCGGACGCCGGAACTCCACTATTCTGGAAGGGATGAGTGAATCCCCAGAGTCCCCCGAAACACCGCAGCCCGCGCGGCCCGTAACGCCCGGCAGCCAGGCCTCCTTCGGCACATATGGCGGCCGGCCGGTCAGTTTTGTGCGCCGCGGAACCCGTCTGCAGGGCCGCCGGCAGGCCGCCTGGGAGGAGCACTCTGACCGGTGGGCCATCGAAGTCCCCCGGCACATCGCCAACACCTCCGTGCACCCGGACTACATCTTCGACGCCGAAACCGAGTTTGGGCGCCTGGCCCCGCTGATCGTGGAGATCGGCTCCGGGCTGGGCGACGCCGTCTGCCACGCGGCCGAGGAGAACCCGGATAGGGACTTCCTCGCCGTCGAGGTCTATACCCCCGGATTGGCGAACACGTTGATCAAGATCAACAGCCGGGGCCTGAGCAATGTCCGTGTTGTGGAGGCAAATGCTCCCGAAGTGCTGGCCACCATGCTGCCGCCCGCGTCCGTCACGGAGCTGTGGGTCTTCTTCCCGGACCCGTGGCACAAATCCCGGCACCACAAGCGCCGACTGATCCAGCCGGCCTTCGCCGAGCTCGCTGCACGGGCGCTTAAGCCGGGCGGCCTCTGGCGGATCGCGACGGACTGGTCCAACTATGCCGTCCACGTCCGCGAGGTCCTTGCCGACTCCCCTGACTTCGAGAACCAGCACGACGGCGAGCGCAGCGGCGCGGAGAGCCCGCTCACCCAGGTGTGGGAATCCGGCGTCGAGTCCCTCGTGGGAGGCGCCCCCGTCAAGGAGGGCCGGGCCCCCGTGAGCACCGAGCACACCGGCCCCAACGAGGGCGTCGATGAGGCAGGCGGCTGGGCCCCGCGGTTCGACGGCCGGATCCTGACGAGTTTCGAGAACAAGGCGCATGAGGCGGGCCGGCTGATTTTCGACCTCAGCTACCGGCGCCGGTAAGGGCGCCGCCGGGGCCGCACGCCGCCACAGGGTACTGATCCGCGGCAGTGCTGTTCCCCGCGGGTTCCGCGTGGCACGATTACCGAAGATGCACCAACCGGACGGAACTCACGTCCGGCGGAAATAGCGAGCCAGTTGAGGGACTGCCATCAAACGAGAACTGAAGGACGCCGCGGACGCGGCGGAAGACATCACCAATTCCCCGGCATTGGAAGTGCTGGCCCGTGCCGGTTTTGCCGTGAGCGGCATCCTCCATCTGCTGATCGGACTGGTTGCGATCCGGCTTGCCATGGGCGGGGAAGGCGAGGCCGACGTCAGCGGAGCCGTTGAACAGCTCGCCGGCCAGCCGGCGGGACCGCTGCTGTTGTGGACCTGCTTCGCCGCCTGCGTCGCCCTGGCGATCTGGCAGACCAGCGATGCCATCTTTGACTTCGGGCACCTGCCGGCCAAGAAGAAGCTCGCGAACAAGCTCAAAGCAGCCCTCCAGGCCGTGGTCTATGCCGGGCTGGCCGTCACGCTGCTGTCCTTCGCCAGCGGCGCCGGCACAGACCACACCTCCTCGACCAGCGATCTCTCTGTGTCCGTGATGAAGGCGCCCGGCGGCTTCGCTCTGCTAATCGCCGTCGGCGCGGGAATCGCCGTTGCCGGCATCATCTACGCCATCCGCGGTTTTCGGCAGTCGTTCGCCAAACATATCCGGCCTCCCGCCGCGAAGGAGGCCCGGACGGCGGTGACCGTCCTCGGCGTCGTGGGCTACGCCGCGAAAGGAATCGCCTTGCTGCTGATGGGGATGTTGGTCATCATTGCCACCATCACGGCTCATCCCGAGGAGTCCACCGGGCTCGACGGCGGCCTGAAAGGCCTCCGCGACCAGCCGTTCGGCATGTACATGCTGGCTGCCATCGGCGCCGGCCTCATTTGCTACGGCATCTTCATGATGGTGCGCGCCAAACTGGCCAAGATGTGATCTCCGGCTAACCCCGGGGCACAGCGATAACCGCCATGGTCTGTTGCTGCCCGTTCCGCATCTGAACACTGGCGATGTCCGCGAGCTGCAGGGGCGTGGCGCCGGTGATCCTGACCCGCCCGCTGGGTGTCGCGGTCCACGCGCAGGCGCGCTCCTCGCCGCCGTCGCTGGCCGTAACCCACAGCGACAAAGTTCCGTCCACCGGCAGGCTACGGCCCTCCACGGCGAGCTCGGTGCCCCAGGTCTTCTTGACCATCCCGACCGTGATTTGCAGCCCGTCGCCGGCCTGGACGGAGTAGCTGGCGTCCGGTTTGGGCGGCTGATTGAACAACGGCGCGGCCAGGATGCCGAGCGCCAGGCATGCCGCTGCCGCCGCCGCGAGCGCCGCGGTCCACCGGCGTCGTACCTTCCGGCGCCGCGCGGACAGTTGGTCGAGGAGCCGCGGCGGCACGGCGGTCCGCGCGGGACCGGGAGTCTCCGGTTCCCGCCCGGCCGCGGTGGCCACGGCAGCGGCGCCAAGGGCAACGGCGTCCGGCACCGGGAGCGCGTCCAGCAGCGCCGGGATGCTGGCGAGTTCGTCCAGTTCCTGCCGGCACGCTGCGCAGCCGCCCAGATGCTGCTCGAAGGCGGCAGCCTCGTCGGGCTCCAGCCCGCCGAGCAGGTAAGCGCCCAGCAGCTGGTGGAATTCCGTGGCGCTCACCGCTGCACCCCCATTTCATCGAGGATTCGCCGGAGCGCCCGCACTGCGTAGAACGCACGGGACTTCACTGTTCCGCTCGGGATGTTCAAACTCACTGATGCCTCCTGGACGGTGTAGCGGCGGTAGTGGAGGGCCACCAGGACGTCCCGGTGTTCCGCGCTGAGCCGCAGCAGCGCCTCCTCCATCAGAACCCGGTTAAGGAGTTCGTCCACGCGTTCCTCGCCGCCAGCCGGGTCGGCCAGGTCCCGGCCCGTCGCCTCGCGGGGCCGCCGCTGAGCCTTGCGGTAGTTGTCGATCATGATGTTGCGGGCCGTCCGGAACAGGTAGCTGCGCAGGCTTCCGGTGATGGTGGGTGCCTGCTGCCAGACCCGCAGCACGGTCTCCTGCACGATGTCATCGGCCAGTTGCGGATCCCGGCATGCGCTCAGCACAAAGCGCCGAAGGGCCGGGCCGTGGTCGCGGTAAATTTGCCGCCACCACGTCTTCGTCCAGTGGCATGTCCGCCCTTCCTGGCTTCATCATTCCCTGTGCCTGTGCCCCTAAGACGTCCGGACCGGCGGACCGGTTCACGCGCGGATTCCGGGGGCCCAGTCCAGTGCCTGCTGTGAACCATTCTTCCCCCGGGGCCGTCGTATCGGGTAGCGCCGGCCCCGCCAGGTGGCCGGTCCGAGTCAAGGAGCAGCAAATGAAAAGGCACCTCAGCATTGGCTTGTCCGCTTTCACGCTCACAGCGATACTCTCCGGCTGCGCCGGAACCGCGGGTACAGGTGGCGCCGGTACCACGGCTCCGGCAGCCGCCTCCACGCCGACCGGCAGCTCCGCGGCGGGTTCGGCGCCCGGGTCCACGCCGGCAGCCCCGGACCTCAAGGTTTCCGATTCCCCCGCCGGCAGGATCGTGGTCGACGGCCGGGGCATGAGTGTTTACTTCTATACAAAGGACGTCAAAGACTCCGGCGCGAGCGCATGCACGGGCGGCTGCGTGGCGGCGTGGCCGGCAGTCCTCGCTGCGTCCGGCACCCCGACGGTCGACGGCGTCACCGGTACCGTGGGCACCATCGCCACCCCTGACGGGAAGAAGCAGCTGACCCTTAACGGGCTGCCCGTGTACTACTACGCCAAGGATCTGGCTGCCGGTGACATCCTGGGCCAGGGCGTAGGCAGCGTCTGGTACCTCGCGACCCCGTCAGGTGACATGGCCACCGCTGCCGCCGGGTACTGACTGCCGGCGGCAGCGGAACCCGGCGGGATATCCACATGGCCGCCTGCACAGTTCAGGGAGTGCCTCCACGCTCGCTAAGATGGACCAGATGACCAACTGCTGAAAGTAGTGCGCACATGCCATCCCATCCGGACGAGAGTGCGGCACTGGCCATACAGACTCCCGCGATCAACGACCGCTCCCTCGCGGCCGGACTCGCTTATGCCATGGGGAGCCGCGTTTCCGGTATCTCCTTCGACGCTGCCACCGGGCTGATGCTCGGCAAGGTGCGCGGCGGGTCCGATGTCCCGTACTCGACGACAGCGAAACTGGTCCGGAAGGCGGGCAGCTGGAGCTGCACCGTGGGCGTGTGCAGCTGCCCGGTCCGCAAGGACTGCAAACACGTGGCCGCGCTGCTGTTTGCCGCCGAGGACAATCCCGCGATCCGCGTCCAGTTGCTGGCCCCCGCCGACGTCAGCCGGCTCTCGCGGCAGGCCCCGGTCCTGGAGGTGCCGGACTGGGAACAGGCGCTCAGCCCCCTGATCGCCCAGCCGGGAATCACGCAGTCCACCAACGGGATCCCGCTGGCCCTCCAGTTTGAGCTCGAAGAGCCCGCCCCGCACTTTTCTTATACCGGGCGCCGGGACCCGCTGCGCAGTGTCCGGCAACTGAAGGCCCGTCCCGTGATCATGGGCGCCAAGGGCAAGTGGATCCGCGGCGACGTCTCCTGGAACACCCTGAGCTACCTCAGTTACCGGCGTGAATGCAACGAATCCCACGTCGAGTGGATGCAGGAATTCCTCGCCGCGCACACCGCCCAGGCCAACCGCCAGCATGCCGGTACCGGCCTGTGGCTGGGCCTGAACACCTACGCCGGCAAGAACCTGTGGAGTCTGCTTGCCCAGGCCCGGAAGATCGGCGTCGCCCTCGTCCACAGCCGGGGCACGGAGCCGGTGCGGCTCGTGGAGCAGCCGGCCGCCGTCGGGCTCAACCTGGCCCGGTTCGGTGCTGCGCCGGTCCCGGCGGACGGGGACGACGCCGTCATACCCGCTGCGTCCGGGGCCAACGACGCAGGGCTGTCGCTGGCCCCCGTGATCACCGTGGAAGGCGAGGTGGTCGACGCGGCATCGGTCGGGACCATCGGACGCCCAGCCCACGGTATCTTCCTGACCTCCGGGCCCGACGCGCTGCCCGGAGCCGGACCGGCGGACACCATCATTACGCTCGCGCCGCTGGAAGCGGGACTCAGCGAGGAACTGCTCACGTTCGTCACCGCCGGGACCACCCTGCACATCCCGTCCCGGGATGAGAGCCGTTTCCTGACCGGCTTCTACCCCAAGCTCAAGCAGAGCACCCGGGTCACCGCCTCCGACGAGTCCGTGGAGCTGCCCCAGCTCGCCGTTCCCACGCTGTCGCTGCTGGCCAATTACGGCGCGGACCACCGGGTCCGGCTGCACTGGGAATGGCACTACAAGTCCGGCACGCTCGTCACGTCCCAGCCGCTCTGGCGCCACCCCGGCGACCACGGTTACCGGGACGACCCCGCCGAGGCCCGCATCCTGGAAGCTCTTGGGCAACCGTGGGACGTGGTCCCGGCCCTCGGCGAGTCAGCTGCGGGCGGCTGGGGAACACCGCGGCTCGCGGCCTCCGCGGCGCTCAGCGGCCTGGACACCCTCGCATTCACCGAGGAGCTGCTCCCCCGCCTCCGGGAGGTCCCCGGCGTCAGCGTGGACACGGCCGGCGAGATCGCCGACTACCGGGAAGCCGAAGAGGCCCCGGTGGTGTCCATCTCCACCAAGGCCACCGAGCAACGGGACTGGTTTGACCTCGGCATCCAGATTTCCCTTGAGGGCCAGCCGGTGTCCTTTGCCGCGGTGTTCTCCGCCCTGGCGTCCGGCCAGACCAAGATGCTGCTTCCCAGCGGCGCCTACTTCTCCCTGGATCTCCCCGAACTGCACCAATTGCGGGCCCTGATCGAGGAGGCCCGGGAACTGCAGGACAACAAGGACGCGCCGCTGCAGATCAGCCGTTTCCAGGCCGGGCTCTGGGACGAGCTCGCGCAACTGGGCCTCGTGGACGAGCAGGCCGCGGCCTGGCGCGACGCCGTCGGCGGGCTGCTGGAAGGCGGCGTGAAGGGTCTGCCGTTGCCGGCGAGCCTCAACGCGGAGCTGCGCCCGTACCAGCTGGAGGGCTTCAACTGGCTGAGCTTCCTGTACCGGCACGGACTCGGCGGGGTGCTCGCCGATGACATGGGCCTGGGCAAAACCGTGCAGGCGCTGGCCCTGATCTGCGCTGCCAAGGACGCGGCAGCTGTGCCCGCCGCAGCGTCCGACGGCGGCGGTGCCGCTGTGGCTTCCCCCGGCTCAGCGCCCTTCCTGGTGGTGGCACCCACCAGTGTGGTGGGCAACTGGGAGGCTGAGACTGCGCGGTTCGCTCCCGGCCTAACTGTGCGCGCGGTCAGCGAGACCTTCGCAAAGAGCGGTTCAAACCCTGGCGAGGCGATGGCCGGTGCGGATATCATCATCACTTCCTACGCCTTATTCCGGATCGACTTCGAGGCCTACGCTTCCAAAGAATGGGCCGGGCTGGTACTGGACGAGGCCCAGTTCGTTAAGAACCACCAGTCCAAGGCGTACCAGTGCGCCCGGAAGCTCCCGGCGGTCTTCAAGCTCGTGATCACTGGCACCCCGCTGGAGAACAACCTCATGGAGTTCTGGGCTCTCACCTCGATTGTGGCGCCCGGCCTCTTCTCCAGCCCCAAGCGGTTCGCCGAGTATTACCAGAAACCGGTCGAAAAGAACGGTGACAAGGCGCAGCTGGACAAGCTCCGGCGTCGGGTCCGGCCGCTGATGATGCGGCGGACCAAGGAACAGGTCATCCATGACCTGCCGCCGAAGCAGGAACAGATTCTTGAAGTGGTGCTGAATCCGCGGCACCAGAAGGTTTACCAGACGCACCTGCAGCGCGAGCGCCAGAAGATCCTCGGACTGATCGACGACGTCAACAAGAACCGCTTCACCATTTTCCAGTCCCTGACGCTGCTGCGGCAGCTCAGCCTGGATCCCTCGCTGATCGACCCCTCGCTCTCCGGAGTGCGGTCCAGCAAGCTCGACGTGCTGTTCGAGCAGCTGGAGGACCTGGTAGCCGAAGGGCACCGGGCCCTGATCTTCAGCCAGTTCACCGGCTTCCTGGGCAAGGTCCGCGAGCGCCTTGTCGAGGAGAACATTGAGTTCTGCTACCTCGACGGCAGCACCCGCAACCGCACCGACGTCGTCAATGAGTTCAAAAACGGGGCTGCGCCGGTGTTCCTGATCAGCCTGAAGGCCGGCGGTTTCGGTTTGAACCTGACGGAGGCGGATTATGTGTTCCTGCTGGACCCGTGGTGGAACCCCGCCTCGGAGGCACAGGCCGTGGACCGCACGCACCGGATCGGGCAGGCCCGGAACGTCATGGTGTACCGGCTGGTCGCCAAAGACACCATTGAGGAGAAGGTCATGGCGCTCAAGGCCCGGAAATCCCAACTCTTCGCCGACGTCATGGAAGGCGATGCGCTCACGGGCGGTGCGCTCACAGCCGAGGACCTGGCCGGGCTGTTCACTGACTGAGTCCCCGGCTGGCACGGTGGACGTCTGGCGCCCGGCCGGGAGGTTGCTGTAAACCGATCTCATGTTCTTCCGTCAACTTGAGTACGTCGTCGCCTTGGCCCGCGAACAGCACTTCGTCCGCGCGGCCCAGTCCTGTTCGGTCTCCCAGCCGGCGCTGTCGGAGGGGATCCGGAAGCTGGAAGAGGAGCTGGACGTTTCCATAATCCGTCGTGGGAACAAGTTTGAAGGGCTCACGGCCGAAGGGCTGGCGATTGTGGTCTGGGCCCGAAGGATCCTCGCGGACCGTGACGGGCTGAAAGAGGAGATCGGTGCGATGCGCGCCGGGCTCAGCGGCCGGCTGCGCTTCGGCTCCGTTCCCACGGCCTCGATCGCGGTCTCCCTGCTTACAGCCCCATTTTGCGCGATGCACCCTCTGGCGCGGGTGCAGGCAGTGTCTGACCTGAGATCCGAGGACGTTCTTCGCAAGCTGCAAAATTACGAAATCGATGCCGGCATCACTTACGTCCAGGACCCCCTCCCGGACGAGTTTCAGGTAGCCCGGCTTTATTTGGAGAAGTACGTCCTGCTGACGGCCGGAGGTGCGGGAACCGGGACCCGGCCGGCAA is drawn from Micrococcaceae bacterium Sec5.8 and contains these coding sequences:
- a CDS encoding zf-HC2 domain-containing protein, with translation MSATEFHQLLGAYLLGGLEPDEAAAFEQHLGGCAACRQELDELASIPALLDALPVPDAVALGAAAVATAAGREPETPGPARTAVPPRLLDQLSARRRKVRRRWTAALAAAAAACLALGILAAPLFNQPPKPDASYSVQAGDGLQITVGMVKKTWGTELAVEGRSLPVDGTLSLWVTASDGGEERACAWTATPSGRVRITGATPLQLADIASVQMRNGQQQTMAVIAVPRG
- a CDS encoding LysR family transcriptional regulator gives rise to the protein MFFRQLEYVVALAREQHFVRAAQSCSVSQPALSEGIRKLEEELDVSIIRRGNKFEGLTAEGLAIVVWARRILADRDGLKEEIGAMRAGLSGRLRFGSVPTASIAVSLLTAPFCAMHPLARVQAVSDLRSEDVLRKLQNYEIDAGITYVQDPLPDEFQVARLYLEKYVLLTAGGAGTGTRPATWAAAAALPLCLLDPVMQGRQRLDDIFAEVGVMPSPRVETDSVSSLFALVSTGSWATVLPSAWLHVFGVPAGMTAAPLTEPERAIPVGLVTLARKPGSVMARALTAMSWETDLTFLEHLPREQAP
- a CDS encoding DUF1206 domain-containing protein, which translates into the protein MKDAADAAEDITNSPALEVLARAGFAVSGILHLLIGLVAIRLAMGGEGEADVSGAVEQLAGQPAGPLLLWTCFAACVALAIWQTSDAIFDFGHLPAKKKLANKLKAALQAVVYAGLAVTLLSFASGAGTDHTSSTSDLSVSVMKAPGGFALLIAVGAGIAVAGIIYAIRGFRQSFAKHIRPPAAKEARTAVTVLGVVGYAAKGIALLLMGMLVIIATITAHPEESTGLDGGLKGLRDQPFGMYMLAAIGAGLICYGIFMMVRAKLAKM
- a CDS encoding DEAD/DEAH box helicase, encoding MPSHPDESAALAIQTPAINDRSLAAGLAYAMGSRVSGISFDAATGLMLGKVRGGSDVPYSTTAKLVRKAGSWSCTVGVCSCPVRKDCKHVAALLFAAEDNPAIRVQLLAPADVSRLSRQAPVLEVPDWEQALSPLIAQPGITQSTNGIPLALQFELEEPAPHFSYTGRRDPLRSVRQLKARPVIMGAKGKWIRGDVSWNTLSYLSYRRECNESHVEWMQEFLAAHTAQANRQHAGTGLWLGLNTYAGKNLWSLLAQARKIGVALVHSRGTEPVRLVEQPAAVGLNLARFGAAPVPADGDDAVIPAASGANDAGLSLAPVITVEGEVVDAASVGTIGRPAHGIFLTSGPDALPGAGPADTIITLAPLEAGLSEELLTFVTAGTTLHIPSRDESRFLTGFYPKLKQSTRVTASDESVELPQLAVPTLSLLANYGADHRVRLHWEWHYKSGTLVTSQPLWRHPGDHGYRDDPAEARILEALGQPWDVVPALGESAAGGWGTPRLAASAALSGLDTLAFTEELLPRLREVPGVSVDTAGEIADYREAEEAPVVSISTKATEQRDWFDLGIQISLEGQPVSFAAVFSALASGQTKMLLPSGAYFSLDLPELHQLRALIEEARELQDNKDAPLQISRFQAGLWDELAQLGLVDEQAAAWRDAVGGLLEGGVKGLPLPASLNAELRPYQLEGFNWLSFLYRHGLGGVLADDMGLGKTVQALALICAAKDAAAVPAAASDGGGAAVASPGSAPFLVVAPTSVVGNWEAETARFAPGLTVRAVSETFAKSGSNPGEAMAGADIIITSYALFRIDFEAYASKEWAGLVLDEAQFVKNHQSKAYQCARKLPAVFKLVITGTPLENNLMEFWALTSIVAPGLFSSPKRFAEYYQKPVEKNGDKAQLDKLRRRVRPLMMRRTKEQVIHDLPPKQEQILEVVLNPRHQKVYQTHLQRERQKILGLIDDVNKNRFTIFQSLTLLRQLSLDPSLIDPSLSGVRSSKLDVLFEQLEDLVAEGHRALIFSQFTGFLGKVRERLVEENIEFCYLDGSTRNRTDVVNEFKNGAAPVFLISLKAGGFGLNLTEADYVFLLDPWWNPASEAQAVDRTHRIGQARNVMVYRLVAKDTIEEKVMALKARKSQLFADVMEGDALTGGALTAEDLAGLFTD
- the trmB gene encoding tRNA (guanosine(46)-N7)-methyltransferase TrmB; the encoded protein is MSESPESPETPQPARPVTPGSQASFGTYGGRPVSFVRRGTRLQGRRQAAWEEHSDRWAIEVPRHIANTSVHPDYIFDAETEFGRLAPLIVEIGSGLGDAVCHAAEENPDRDFLAVEVYTPGLANTLIKINSRGLSNVRVVEANAPEVLATMLPPASVTELWVFFPDPWHKSRHHKRRLIQPAFAELAARALKPGGLWRIATDWSNYAVHVREVLADSPDFENQHDGERSGAESPLTQVWESGVESLVGGAPVKEGRAPVSTEHTGPNEGVDEAGGWAPRFDGRILTSFENKAHEAGRLIFDLSYRRR